One genomic window of Methanosalsum zhilinae DSM 4017 includes the following:
- a CDS encoding HIT family protein translates to MLYIVENNIVQGVIRLECLFCKIAAGDVESHKIYEDEFSIAFADVRPSSEGHTIVIPKKHFAKFTEMSPDNAASLFSSVNRVAKALEKTFSLSGMNIGINNGKAAGQEIAHVHVHLIPRREGDGGGGMKSIVWTEPPTDNLEEIAKRIRDNFD, encoded by the coding sequence ATGCTATATATTGTTGAAAACAATATTGTTCAGGGGGTGATCAGATTGGAGTGTTTATTCTGTAAAATAGCTGCCGGAGATGTTGAATCACATAAAATTTATGAAGATGAGTTCTCTATCGCATTTGCCGATGTCAGGCCTTCCAGTGAAGGACATACAATAGTTATTCCAAAAAAGCATTTTGCCAAATTTACGGAAATGTCGCCTGATAACGCTGCCTCACTGTTTTCTTCAGTCAACAGGGTAGCAAAAGCACTGGAAAAGACATTTTCATTATCTGGAATGAATATAGGAATAAATAATGGAAAGGCCGCAGGTCAGGAGATTGCGCATGTGCATGTGCACCTGATACCCCGCAGAGAAGGGGATGGAGGAGGAGGGATGAAATCTATAGTGTGGACAGAACCTCCAACCGATAATCTTGAAGAAATTGCAAAAAGAATAAGAGATAACTTTGACTGA
- a CDS encoding histidine kinase dimerization/phosphoacceptor domain -containing protein gives MVNRSLLDHKSQYLAQQRKSSYVDLKKEKNNFTSIFNNIPEAVFICDLSGNILEINDSALNKFNFSLKKQSSEFIIDDFLGSEIFMDNIKKVNEMKFYRQVSPANNRQKKNSKNPIDCEVFLKLIQWNDSEAVMIIVHDIEDNIHSNKCYRQHFIKEVHHRVKNSLQVVNSLLSLQSKDFIDTEDVHNTFIECQTRIRSMAIAHERVSESCNIDCVYMEEYFKDLISYLLHIYRAESVIQSEISSKRAYLNIDTTVIVGLIINELISHYLKHTHLLFNYNNICLNLEKESQKNYILQIAIKNVDVESMFNLEDTDSFGTRLVSMLLKQIDGSMNTKINEPGMHVIRFQEL, from the coding sequence ATGGTAAACAGATCTCTATTGGACCATAAGTCACAATACTTAGCCCAACAAAGAAAAAGTTCATATGTCGATCTTAAAAAAGAAAAGAACAATTTCACCAGTATATTTAATAATATACCTGAAGCAGTTTTCATTTGCGATCTTTCAGGGAATATTCTCGAAATTAATGATTCTGCACTAAATAAGTTCAATTTTTCACTTAAAAAACAGTCTTCTGAGTTTATAATAGATGATTTTCTGGGATCAGAGATCTTTATGGATAACATCAAAAAAGTTAATGAGATGAAATTTTACCGCCAAGTATCCCCTGCAAATAATCGTCAGAAAAAAAACAGCAAAAACCCGATAGACTGTGAAGTTTTTTTAAAGTTGATCCAATGGAATGATAGTGAAGCTGTAATGATTATAGTGCATGATATTGAGGATAACATACATTCAAATAAATGCTACAGGCAACACTTCATAAAAGAGGTACACCATAGGGTCAAGAACAGTCTTCAGGTAGTTAACAGTCTGCTTAGCCTCCAGTCAAAAGATTTTATTGACACGGAAGATGTTCACAATACATTCATTGAGTGTCAGACACGTATCAGATCTATGGCTATTGCACATGAAAGAGTTAGTGAGTCCTGTAATATAGATTGTGTATATATGGAAGAATACTTTAAAGATCTCATCAGTTATCTCTTACACATCTACAGAGCCGAATCAGTTATTCAATCGGAAATATCATCCAAAAGAGCTTATTTGAATATTGATACAACAGTTATTGTTGGGCTGATCATCAATGAGCTTATTTCTCACTACCTAAAACATACCCATTTATTATTCAACTACAATAATATTTGTTTAAATTTGGAAAAAGAATCACAAAAGAATTACATCCTCCAAATAGCTATCAAAAATGTAGATGTTGAGAGTATGTTCAACCTGGAAGATACAGATTCATTTGGAACAAGGCTTGTCAGTATGCTATTAAAGCAGATAGATGGCTCAATGAACACAAAAATAAACGAACCTGGAATGCATGTGATCAGATTTCAGGAACTATAA